A portion of the Phyllopteryx taeniolatus isolate TA_2022b chromosome 15, UOR_Ptae_1.2, whole genome shotgun sequence genome contains these proteins:
- the tnpo1 gene encoding transportin-1 isoform X1 translates to MSFMRVTAKMECAWKPDEQGLQQILQLLKESQSPDTSTQRSVQQRLEQLNQFPDFNNYLIFVLTKLKSEDEPTRSLSGLILKNNVKAHYQNFPHGVSDFIKSECLQNIGDSSPLIRATVGILITTIASKGELQNWPELLPKLCQLLDSEDYNTCEGAFGALQKICEDSAKILDSDTLDRPLNIMIPKFLQFFKHSSPKIRSHAIACVNQFIVSRTQALMLHIDAFIENLFALATDEEPEVRKNVCRALVMLLEVRLDRLLPHMHNIVEYMLQRTQDQDENVALEACEFWLTLAEQPVCKEVLCGHLSKLTPVLVNGMKYSEIDIIMLKGDIEEDEAIPDNEQDIRPRFHRSRTVAQQHEGDGIEDRDDDDDLDDDDDAISDWNLRKCSAAALDVLANVFRDDLLLHILPLLKELLFHPEWVVKESGILVLGAIAEGCMQGMIPYLPELIPHLVLCLSDKKALVRSITCWTLSRYAHWVVGQPPDVYLKPLMTELLKRILDSNKRVQEAACSAFATLEEEACTELVPYLAFILDTLVFAFNKYQHKNLLILYDAIGTLADSVGHHLNKPEYIQMLMPPLIQKWNQLKDEDKDLFPLLECLSSVATALQSGFLPYCEPVYQRCVNLVQKTLAQAMLYQSQPEQYEAPDKDFMIVALDLLSGLAEGLGGTIEQLVARSNILTLMYQCMQDKMPEVRQSSFALLGDLTKACFQHVKPCIADFMPILGTNLNPEFISVCNNATWAIGEIAIQMGPEMQPYVAVVLHQLVEIINRPNTPKTLLENTAITIGRLGYVCPQEVAPMLQQFIRPWCTSLRNIRDNEEKDSAFRGICTMISVNPGAVVQDFIFFCDAVASWVNPKEDLRDMFYKILHGFKNQVGEENWRRFSDQFPMPLKERLATFYGV, encoded by the exons ATGTCGTTCATGCGGG TCACAGCAAAGATGGAGTGTGCGTGGAAGCCAGACGAGCAAGGACTCCAGCAGATTTTACAGCTGCTCAAAGAGTCCCAGTCGCCGGATACATCCACGCAAAGATCCGTCCAGCAA AGACTGGAGCAGCTGAATCAGTTTCCCGACTTTAACAACTACTTGATATTTGTTCTGACCAAGCTCAAATCAGAAG ACGAGCCCACTCGCTCCCTGAGCGGCCTAATACTGAAGAACAACGTGAAGGCTCACTATCAGAATTTCCCTCACGGCGTCTCAGATTTCATTAAGAGCGAGTGCCTCCAAAACATCGGAGACTCCTCGCCGCTCATCCGTGCCACCGTGG GTATTCTGATCACCACAATTGCATCCAAGGGAGAGCTGCAAAACTGGCCGGAGCTTTTGCCCAAACTGTGCCAGCTGCTGGATTCAGAAGACTACAACACGTGTGAG GGGGCCTTCGGAGCCCTGCAGAAGATCTGCGAGGACTCTGCCAAGATCCTGGACAGCGACACGCTGGATCGTCCCCTCAACATCATGATCCCCAAGTTCTTGCAATTCTTCAAGCACAGCAGCCCCAAGATCAG GTCTCATGCCATCGCCTGCGTGAACCAGTTCATCGTCAGCAGGACTCAGGCCCTCATGCTACACATCGACGCTTTCATCGAG AACCTGTTTGCGCTGGCCACTGACGAGGAGCCCGAGGTGCGCAAGAACGTGTGCCGAGCGCTCGTCATGCTGCTGGAGGTGCGCCTGGACCGACTGCTGCCGCACATGCACAACATCGTCGAG TATATGCTCCAGAGGACCCAGGACCAGGACGAAAACGTGGCGTTGGAGGCCTGCGAGTTCTGGCTGACGTTGGCCGAGCAGCCGGTGTGCAAAGAGGTGCTGTGCGGACACCTCTCCAA GCTCACTCCGGTGCTCGTCAACGGGATGAAGTACTCCGAGATCGACATCATCATGCTCAAG GGCGACATCGAGGAGGACGAGGCCATCCCCGACAACGAGCAGGACATCCGCCCTCGCTTCCACCGTTCCCGCACGGTCGCCCAGCAGCACGAGGGCGACGGCATCGAGGACcgggacgacgacgacgacctgGACGACGATGACGACGCCATATCTGATTGGAACCTGC GTAAATGTTCAGCGGCGGCGCTGGACGTCCTGGCCAATGTGTTCCGGGACGACCTGTTGCTGCACATTCTGCCGCTTCTCAAAGAACTGCTCTTTCATCCCGAGTGGGTCGTCAAGGAGTCGGGCATCCTCGTGCTGGGAGCCATAGCTGAAG GCTGCATGCAGGGAATGATCCCGTACCTCCCCGAGCTGATTCCCCACCTGGTCCTGTGTCTGTCGGACAAGAAGGCACTGGTGCGCTCCATCACCTGCTGGACGCTGAGCCGCTACGCCCACTGGGTGGTCGGCCAGCCCCCCGACGTCTACCTGAAGCCCCtcatgaccgagcttctcaagCGCATTCTGGACAGCAACAAGCGTGTGCAGGAAGCCGCTTGCAG CGCCTTCGCCACCTTGGAGGAGGAGGCGTGCACAGAACTGGTGCCCTACCTGGCGTTCATCCTGGACACGCTGGTGTTCGCGTTCAACAAGTACCAGCACAAGAACCTTCTCATCCTTTACGACGCCATCGGAACCCTCGCTGACTCGGTGGGACACCATCTGAACAAACCG GAGTACATCCAGATGTTGATGCCTCCTCTGATCCAGAAATGGAACCAGCTCAAGGATGAAGACAAAGACCTCTTCCCCTTGTTAGAA TGTCTGTCCTCTGTGGCTACGGCCCTGCAGAGCGGCTTCCTGCCCTACTGCGAGCCGGTCTACCAGAGATGCGTCAACCTGGTCCAGAAGACCCTCGCTCAGGCCATG CTGTACCAGTCGCAGCCAGAGCAGTACGAAGCGCCAGACAAAGACTTCATGATTGTGGCTTTGGATCTCCTCAGCGGCCTGGCCGAGGGTTTGGGAGGCACCATTGAGCAACTGGTTGCCCGCAGCAACATCCTCACCCTCATGTACCAGTGCATGCAG GACAAAATGCCTGAAGTGCGTCAGAGTTCCTTCGCTCTGCTGGGGGATCTGACCAAGGCGTGTTTCCAGCATGTCAAACCGTGCATTG CTGACTTTATGCCCATACTGGGTACTAATTTAAACCCTGAGTTTATATCCGTGTGCAACAATGCAACATGGGCAATAGGAGAGATAGCCATACAAATGG GGCCTGAAATGCAGCCGTATGTTGCCGTGGTGCTGCACCAGCTGGTGGAGATCATTAACAGGCCCAATACGCCAAAGACGCTTCTGGAAAACACAG CAATAACAATTGGTCGTCTTGGTTACGTTTGTCCTCAAGAGGTGGCACCCATGCTACAGCAGTTTATAAGACCCTG GTGCACCTCCCTGCGCAATATAAGAGACAACGAGGAGAAAGACTCTGCTTTCCGAGGAATTTGCACCATGATCAGCGTCAACCCGGGAGCCGTCGTACag GATTTCATCTTCTTCTGCGACGCGGTGGCGTCCTGGGTCAACCCCAAGGAAGATCTGCGAGACATGTTCTATAAG ATCCTTCACGGCTTTAAGAACCAGGTGGGCGAGGAGAACTGGAGGCGCTTTTCCGACCAGTTCCCCATGCCGCTAAAAGAGCGCCTGGCAACCTTCTACGGGGTTTAA
- the tnpo1 gene encoding transportin-1 isoform X2, which produces MECAWKPDEQGLQQILQLLKESQSPDTSTQRSVQQRLEQLNQFPDFNNYLIFVLTKLKSEDEPTRSLSGLILKNNVKAHYQNFPHGVSDFIKSECLQNIGDSSPLIRATVGILITTIASKGELQNWPELLPKLCQLLDSEDYNTCEGAFGALQKICEDSAKILDSDTLDRPLNIMIPKFLQFFKHSSPKIRSHAIACVNQFIVSRTQALMLHIDAFIENLFALATDEEPEVRKNVCRALVMLLEVRLDRLLPHMHNIVEYMLQRTQDQDENVALEACEFWLTLAEQPVCKEVLCGHLSKLTPVLVNGMKYSEIDIIMLKGDIEEDEAIPDNEQDIRPRFHRSRTVAQQHEGDGIEDRDDDDDLDDDDDAISDWNLRKCSAAALDVLANVFRDDLLLHILPLLKELLFHPEWVVKESGILVLGAIAEGCMQGMIPYLPELIPHLVLCLSDKKALVRSITCWTLSRYAHWVVGQPPDVYLKPLMTELLKRILDSNKRVQEAACSAFATLEEEACTELVPYLAFILDTLVFAFNKYQHKNLLILYDAIGTLADSVGHHLNKPEYIQMLMPPLIQKWNQLKDEDKDLFPLLECLSSVATALQSGFLPYCEPVYQRCVNLVQKTLAQAMLYQSQPEQYEAPDKDFMIVALDLLSGLAEGLGGTIEQLVARSNILTLMYQCMQDKMPEVRQSSFALLGDLTKACFQHVKPCIADFMPILGTNLNPEFISVCNNATWAIGEIAIQMGPEMQPYVAVVLHQLVEIINRPNTPKTLLENTAITIGRLGYVCPQEVAPMLQQFIRPWCTSLRNIRDNEEKDSAFRGICTMISVNPGAVVQDFIFFCDAVASWVNPKEDLRDMFYKILHGFKNQVGEENWRRFSDQFPMPLKERLATFYGV; this is translated from the exons ATGGAGTGTGCGTGGAAGCCAGACGAGCAAGGACTCCAGCAGATTTTACAGCTGCTCAAAGAGTCCCAGTCGCCGGATACATCCACGCAAAGATCCGTCCAGCAA AGACTGGAGCAGCTGAATCAGTTTCCCGACTTTAACAACTACTTGATATTTGTTCTGACCAAGCTCAAATCAGAAG ACGAGCCCACTCGCTCCCTGAGCGGCCTAATACTGAAGAACAACGTGAAGGCTCACTATCAGAATTTCCCTCACGGCGTCTCAGATTTCATTAAGAGCGAGTGCCTCCAAAACATCGGAGACTCCTCGCCGCTCATCCGTGCCACCGTGG GTATTCTGATCACCACAATTGCATCCAAGGGAGAGCTGCAAAACTGGCCGGAGCTTTTGCCCAAACTGTGCCAGCTGCTGGATTCAGAAGACTACAACACGTGTGAG GGGGCCTTCGGAGCCCTGCAGAAGATCTGCGAGGACTCTGCCAAGATCCTGGACAGCGACACGCTGGATCGTCCCCTCAACATCATGATCCCCAAGTTCTTGCAATTCTTCAAGCACAGCAGCCCCAAGATCAG GTCTCATGCCATCGCCTGCGTGAACCAGTTCATCGTCAGCAGGACTCAGGCCCTCATGCTACACATCGACGCTTTCATCGAG AACCTGTTTGCGCTGGCCACTGACGAGGAGCCCGAGGTGCGCAAGAACGTGTGCCGAGCGCTCGTCATGCTGCTGGAGGTGCGCCTGGACCGACTGCTGCCGCACATGCACAACATCGTCGAG TATATGCTCCAGAGGACCCAGGACCAGGACGAAAACGTGGCGTTGGAGGCCTGCGAGTTCTGGCTGACGTTGGCCGAGCAGCCGGTGTGCAAAGAGGTGCTGTGCGGACACCTCTCCAA GCTCACTCCGGTGCTCGTCAACGGGATGAAGTACTCCGAGATCGACATCATCATGCTCAAG GGCGACATCGAGGAGGACGAGGCCATCCCCGACAACGAGCAGGACATCCGCCCTCGCTTCCACCGTTCCCGCACGGTCGCCCAGCAGCACGAGGGCGACGGCATCGAGGACcgggacgacgacgacgacctgGACGACGATGACGACGCCATATCTGATTGGAACCTGC GTAAATGTTCAGCGGCGGCGCTGGACGTCCTGGCCAATGTGTTCCGGGACGACCTGTTGCTGCACATTCTGCCGCTTCTCAAAGAACTGCTCTTTCATCCCGAGTGGGTCGTCAAGGAGTCGGGCATCCTCGTGCTGGGAGCCATAGCTGAAG GCTGCATGCAGGGAATGATCCCGTACCTCCCCGAGCTGATTCCCCACCTGGTCCTGTGTCTGTCGGACAAGAAGGCACTGGTGCGCTCCATCACCTGCTGGACGCTGAGCCGCTACGCCCACTGGGTGGTCGGCCAGCCCCCCGACGTCTACCTGAAGCCCCtcatgaccgagcttctcaagCGCATTCTGGACAGCAACAAGCGTGTGCAGGAAGCCGCTTGCAG CGCCTTCGCCACCTTGGAGGAGGAGGCGTGCACAGAACTGGTGCCCTACCTGGCGTTCATCCTGGACACGCTGGTGTTCGCGTTCAACAAGTACCAGCACAAGAACCTTCTCATCCTTTACGACGCCATCGGAACCCTCGCTGACTCGGTGGGACACCATCTGAACAAACCG GAGTACATCCAGATGTTGATGCCTCCTCTGATCCAGAAATGGAACCAGCTCAAGGATGAAGACAAAGACCTCTTCCCCTTGTTAGAA TGTCTGTCCTCTGTGGCTACGGCCCTGCAGAGCGGCTTCCTGCCCTACTGCGAGCCGGTCTACCAGAGATGCGTCAACCTGGTCCAGAAGACCCTCGCTCAGGCCATG CTGTACCAGTCGCAGCCAGAGCAGTACGAAGCGCCAGACAAAGACTTCATGATTGTGGCTTTGGATCTCCTCAGCGGCCTGGCCGAGGGTTTGGGAGGCACCATTGAGCAACTGGTTGCCCGCAGCAACATCCTCACCCTCATGTACCAGTGCATGCAG GACAAAATGCCTGAAGTGCGTCAGAGTTCCTTCGCTCTGCTGGGGGATCTGACCAAGGCGTGTTTCCAGCATGTCAAACCGTGCATTG CTGACTTTATGCCCATACTGGGTACTAATTTAAACCCTGAGTTTATATCCGTGTGCAACAATGCAACATGGGCAATAGGAGAGATAGCCATACAAATGG GGCCTGAAATGCAGCCGTATGTTGCCGTGGTGCTGCACCAGCTGGTGGAGATCATTAACAGGCCCAATACGCCAAAGACGCTTCTGGAAAACACAG CAATAACAATTGGTCGTCTTGGTTACGTTTGTCCTCAAGAGGTGGCACCCATGCTACAGCAGTTTATAAGACCCTG GTGCACCTCCCTGCGCAATATAAGAGACAACGAGGAGAAAGACTCTGCTTTCCGAGGAATTTGCACCATGATCAGCGTCAACCCGGGAGCCGTCGTACag GATTTCATCTTCTTCTGCGACGCGGTGGCGTCCTGGGTCAACCCCAAGGAAGATCTGCGAGACATGTTCTATAAG ATCCTTCACGGCTTTAAGAACCAGGTGGGCGAGGAGAACTGGAGGCGCTTTTCCGACCAGTTCCCCATGCCGCTAAAAGAGCGCCTGGCAACCTTCTACGGGGTTTAA